Sequence from the Miscanthus floridulus cultivar M001 chromosome 16, ASM1932011v1, whole genome shotgun sequence genome:
TCGGCCTCGGCCTCACGATCGCCGTCGGCTGCCGCGAGGTACGTTTGTCTCCGGCAACCGGCAAGCCCTGTCCAAGGCGCTTCGACCTCCGTGGCTCTGCCTCCACCTCCGCCACGAGCACGAGGCGCTCAAGACGAAGCGCAGCAGGCGCACGTTGTTAAGCTCACAGCAAGGAGTACGCGCCTTTGTGGAGGAGCTCGTGCTGACGTCCATGGCCTCGCAGCATGGAGTACGCGCCCTTGCGGAGGAGCTCGTGCCGACGCCGTCCATGGCGCAGCAGGAAGGAGTATACGTTTGGGGATCGTCTATCATTGTTGATTTGTAGGCACGGCGGCATGTCGCGATCGTGCTTCTGACCAAGTTGCTTTTGCTCGCAGCCTTGAAAGCGACACCTGACGCCATGCGCGAAGACATGCGGCGCCTGAACGCGGATGTGCAGGAGGCGATGCACGCACACCTGGCGCGCCGCCGAGGagcttctctaggagcagtattATATATATGTCCGGCTCCGTGCCCTGTGCGTGGCGGCGCTCGGTGCCTGCGACGCGGCCTTTTCTATGAGGACGCGGGACAACTCCACCGTCGTGGAGGAGCGCCTACGTTCCATGCCGGGTCGCCTTCGGCAGGTGGTGATCGACGCCATCCGTCAGGGGGCCGCCACACAGCTTCGGTTCCGCGGGGGTGGCGGACATGCACGAGATCGCGCGCGGGTTCCCATCTTCGTTAAGGGGTGGTGGACATAAAACCCAAGAAAATCCGAAATCTAAACCCAAATTACCTTGATTCGACCCCGACCCCAAAATATCCGAATCTGGATACCCGATCTCTATTTCagatagtgagttcaagaacccAATTTCAGTTCAGATAATTCAGGTATTAGGTCCCGGTACCTGTTTTACCGAAAATAGTGGAAGACTATATACAGTATCGTAATTGATTGTGCTATAAATATTCTAATGATAGTTGTGATGTTAGTGGGACATATTGATCTATGAAGTAACACTCGTGTTTTTTTGTTCTAAAATGCTACTTCACTTGCATCTATATTTCTTTCTCTTCAGAATATTTATATGGTTTTGCTAATTTCGGGAAGCTAGGAAATACCCAAACCCAAATTTCAGATACCAGAAATATCAGATACTGTTAAAATTTTGAGTATCAAATCCAGGCCCTAGATTGCTGCCTTGTCAAGCAACCTTGCCTAGACAAGCAACCAAACAAACTCTTTAATTCATGACCTAACAGTTATTTGTGTGGCTCAACTTTTGCAATAATTAGTCTGATTCTTTTGGTTACAAGAGACGGAGCTGGATTGATTCCTTTATTTAAAAAAATTGTCAAAAAAATGAAGCAGTACATACCGAAATCCCCGTGTAATAAAGTGTGATTATCTCGCTAAACGGCAAAACTATGAAACAATTTTTTTGAGGATTGCAAAAGGAGAAAGGTGAAGTTCAACAGTTGCATCAACTCCACTTAAAGCAACAAGCtggtgttttttttatttgtaccAATCGTGAAAGCGCAGCTGCTGTTTCTGTTGCGGGAGTTTATgggtactaataaaaaaatactaTACGAAATGGCCAAGTTTGAGTATAGTAAACCACTAGATACGTAACATATACCGCTACTACACTACAGATGTTACTAAACTCTGGTACCTGGTGCGTCTCAAAAAAAATCTGGTACCTGGTGTAGATCAGCATGAGAAGGTCTACCGGTCTCATGTTAGATGACACACAGAATGTCGACATTTGTGGCAACACGTTACACATGCCAAAAGTCTTCTGTATAACTGTTCCCCAAGACTTAGAGTTGTTAAAGTATCCGGGTTGCTGTACTCTCTTTATCCTAGTTTATTTGTTAGGTTGAAGAGATCGAGTCTACACATGCCACCAGATGACTAATAGAGCCGCTAATTCCGGTACGGTGGTATGGCTGCTCCGACCAAACCCGTGTCAAACGGCCATCCATAAAATGTCTCCGTCAAAAAAAATTGAAAGAGCCAGAGCCGTTTTCCTATTGGACAAGCAGAGCCATGTAAACATGGTTTCTCACCACTTCTCACAAACTTAGCATAAATAAATTATAGCAAAACTGCAATAAGAACCATTTTTActaaactttttttttcaaaacagccTGAGCTCTACTAAAGGACCTGCTTCACAAGAAGAGCTAGAGTCAAAACCCATAAGGAGACGAAGAAGTACCAAGCTGGCCCTAAGTCCTTTTTCAGTCCTGGATGGATTATTGTCAAACACTCCATACTTGGCCCTTGGTCCTTTTTCAGTCCTGGATGGATTATTGTCAAACACTCCGTACTTGGTGTAGTACCACGTCGCACTTTCTGAGCTATCTGATCGTTTAGCGTAACGTGCAATATATCTGACTCGTAATCTGTTTATGTTTTTTTTATAGGAATAATCTGTTTACGTTATTGTCATGCAAGTGCTTAATAAGGAAGGACCACGGGAAGACGTTGAAGAGCAAGCAGGCGACAGGCGACCGAACCGTCAGAACTCAGAAGCGCCTCGCCGAGCCGCTGCTACCTGCTACTGCTAGTCTGGTGAAAGCGCCTTTCAACCGTCACTCCCTCAAGAACTGGGCACCACCACCAGCGACCGCCATGTACGGTCTGTAAAAATGACGTCGTGCTCGCGGCAGCATCATCCTTCGTTGTTGCGTTGCATGCTTTCACCACTCGTCAGCTCGGACAAACGCGCGCGAGGGGCACTGAAAACGTCCAAACGATCCATGCCTGTCCGCGTGCGCTGAAACATTGCTATCGTAGACGTAGCACGGTGAGTCGATCGGGGAGCCCGGCCGGCTTTCCCTTCTCGTAACCCCTGGATTTACGCGGCGAGCCACGGGTACAAAACCCTTGCGCCCTGTGACGAAACAGAGCGCGAGCGCATGTGCCCGTGCTGCCCAGTGCCAGCCTCCGCGCGCCGCGCCACTATGCCGAGCTAGCTGCAGGTGAAAACGATGGCCAAGCTCGCGACGGCCGCGCTCTACGCCCGTTCTCGTCACGGCGGAGTGCGACTGCTCTGACGACGCCGCGGCGGGCCGGGACAAGGCAGGGGCGCTGCGGCTGAAGGTCGTCGCCATCTTCTGCATCCTCGCGGGGGGCGCGGTCGGCGCGGCGGTGCCGTCGCTGGGGCACAGCAAGTTCCCCGCGCTGCGGCCGGACACGGACCTGTTCCTCGCCGTCAAGGCCTTCGCGGGCGGCGTCATCCTCGCCACGGGGCTGGTGCACATCCTACCCGCGGCCTTCGACGCGCTGGACTCGCCGTGCCTCGTCGCGACCGGGGCCGGGCCGTGGAACAGGTTCCCGTTCACCGGGATGGTCGCCATGCTCGTCGCGATCGCCACGCTCATGGAGGACACGGTCGCCACGGGGTACTTCCGCCGGACGGTCGCCAGGAAGGCCGCCGCGGCGGTCGGCGACGAGCCGCCGGAGCTCGGGCGTTGCGACGGGGACCCGGAGCCGGAGGCCTCCGACTCCGGCGGGCACCACGGGCACGTGCACGGGATGTCCGTGCTCGCACCCGCGCCGACTACCGTCGACGACGAGCTCGTGCGCCACCGCGTCATCTCTCAGGTATACGGGACGCCCAGCCATATGCATGCACGTTCCACGATTCAAGCCGCAGTGAAGACTTTCCACTGGTTTTAATTTGAGGTGTTGTCGTGGATTCAGCAGAATCTACCAAACCTCCAAGGAAAACGTCGCCGCATCTCCTTCTACTATATAAAAAGAATTGTCGATCTCCTCCATGTGAAGAAAATTCTCTCCCGCATCTGAATTttttacttttcttttttttttctttcttcttcctatAAAAGCGTGCATGGAAGAGAATAAACTAAATTTGGGTGAAACAATTTCTTCTACATCCTGATTTCAGTTAATGTCGACTTATACTGAATTTTTACTAAAGTTACAGTAATTATTTTGTGCAATTTCTAGGTATTGTGTAACTAAAAATTCGAGTGTGGAGAAGAAATATCTTACCCCACCTTTAATGTGGATGTGGAATTCTTCCAAGACACCTGATTTTTTTTATAACATGCTCACAAAAATGAAGATGTAGGAGAGGCCTTTTTCACACGCATATAATATAGGCAAAACTCATGTAAAAAGTAGTTGTGTTTATCTCTTGGATCATGCAAGATCCACATCAAAGTATCTCGTCAACGTCTCATAATTTGTCCTTTTTCATTTTGTTACTACATCCGTTTTCGTTTACTTGTCAccgaatttttactgtagcaattttgaCCGTACGTTTTTTTTCtgcaaaagatttttagatacatcaagttttcacatatatgattctttattgaacatacttcattagtgttatatacattgaagtatctaagatttttttagaagaaaaaatagatggtcaaatttgctacagtaaaaagTTGCTGACAAGTAAACACAAACGGAGGGAAGTATATAGCCTTTTGTCGACTCTTGAGGGCTAAAGGTTAAAAAGTTGTTGAAAATAGTAACTGGGCCGGTACTCCTCGGATAGCCTCATGTCTGGGCCTAGGCTAAATATCGAGTCAGCCCATGTAAAAATGTCACTCGTGGTTTTTGTCTtttgattgttttttttttttttttgaaatcaactttgattgaatttttgaatCTGGATGCTACCCATAGAGGTAACTAGTGTGAATGTATGATTCCTAAAATAAAACAATGTTTAACTAGTGTGATGTGATGACAAACATTTTGTATCTCATCACAGGCCAAGTTTCGCCTCAGGTCAATGGTAGCGATGGCACTCTTCTTCTCGCTGACGACCCCGATCGGCATCACCATATCGTCCGCGTACGACGAGACGAGACCGACGGCCCTGGTCGTGCAGGGCTTCCTTGAGGCCGCCGCCGCGGGGATCCTGGTGTACTTGGCGCTCGTCGACATCCTCGCCGACGACTTCATGAGCGCCCGGGTGCAGAGCAGAGCGCGCCTGCAGGTCGCGCTCAACACCTCGCTGCTGCTCGGAGCTGGCTTGATGTCCATGCTCGCCATCTGGGCTTGACCACAGCAACGTAAGCTGAAGCGCAgggagtggagtggagtggaaTTTCGTTTAGGTTCGTGTTCCAATGGGTCAGGGGCTTTCAAATGTAGTATAAAAGAGGGGTAAAATTTATGCAAGTTCTTAGGTGCCGTCA
This genomic interval carries:
- the LOC136513528 gene encoding zinc transporter 4-like; protein product: MPAVAPVQGAEQQKYKKKREGPKESALSRDRGRTRTSRRPGGSRPDGHGARGLEPRRAGGRVRRPARSREGGQRLAHCFAEPRRAGAGGRQPARWPAPACAEPGGWPAAGVVAVWAAGAWRPVGSGPVVACGSGATAGWRPQLADCFSRAAAVSRAYLQPPRSWIRREPRYWISATPGTAREAASIHLGRVHRDIVGLGLTIAVGCRECLIRKDHGKTLKSKQATGDRTVRTQKRLAEPLLPATASLVKAPFNRHSLKNWAPPPATAISRRPRSTPVLVTAECDCSDDAAAGRDKAGALRLKVVAIFCILAGGAVGAAVPSLGHSKFPALRPDTDLFLAVKAFAGGVILATGLVHILPAAFDALDSPCLVATGAGPWNRFPFTGMVAMLVAIATLMEDTVATGYFRRTVARKAAAAVGDEPPELGRCDGDPEPEASDSGGHHGHVHGMSVLAPAPTTVDDELVRHRVISQAKFRLRSMVAMALFFSLTTPIGITISSAYDETRPTALVVQGFLEAAAAGILVYLALVDILADDFMSARVQSRARLQVALNTSLLLGAGLMSMLAIWA